Within the Oncorhynchus clarkii lewisi isolate Uvic-CL-2024 chromosome 2, UVic_Ocla_1.0, whole genome shotgun sequence genome, the region TGGCCTGGTGAGCAGAGTAGACCATGCCCAGGATGAGGCTCTCAAAGCGGGGttgggcgagagggagagggccTCTCTTGTCCTCCAGGTCCTTAACCATCTGCTCCATAGAAGAGAGCGTCTTGGGGATGTTGTCATTGATGTGAGCCAGGAAAGCTCGTCCCTGCCTCATAGATGCCATCTCCAGGTCCAGCAGAGCGATGTTGTTGTCTTTGTCGATCTCTACTCCACCCAACAAGAACTGTATGGAGAGGTAAGAATCAAATGTGGGAAGATACAcatgacttgctgcaccctcgacagctactgtgattattattatttgaccatgctggtcatttatgaacatttgaacatcttggccatgttctgttataatctccacctggcacagccagaagaggactggccacccctcatagcctggttcctctctaggtttcttcctaggttttggcctttctagggagtttgtcctagccaccgtgcttctacacctacattgcttgctgtttggggttttaggctgggtttctgtacagcactttgagatatcagctgatgtaagaagggctatataaatacatttgatttgatttgatacacgatatatacaaaagtatgtggacaccccttcaaattagtggattcggctttttcagccacatccgttgttgacaggtgtataaaattgagcacacagccatgcaatctccatagacaaacattggtagtagaatggccttactgaagagttcagcgactttcaacgtggcaccgtcatatgatgccacctttacaacaagttattttgtcaaattcctgccctgctagagctgccccggtcaactgtaagtattgttattgtgaagtggaaacgtctaggagcaacaacggctcagccgaaagtggtaggccacacaagctcacagaacgggaacgCTGAGTACTGAAGCGCGTAAAATCGCCTTTCCTCGGTTGCAAcgctcactacagagttccaaactgcctctggatgcaacgtcaacacaataactgttcgttgggagcttcatgaaatgggtttccatggctgagcagccgcacacaagcctaagatcaccatgcgcaatgccaagcgttggctggagtggtgtaaagctcgccgccattggactctagagcagtggaaatgcgttgtCTGGAGTGATGTATCACGCTTCATCATCTgacagtccgacagacgaatctgggtttggtggatgccaggggaacactacctaccccaatgcatagtgccaactgtaaagtttggtggatgaggaataatggtctggggctgtttttcatagttccggcctcttagttccagtgaagggaaatcataacgctacagcatacaatgacattctagatgattctgtgcttccaactttgtggcaacagtttggggaaggccctttcctcttttcacatgacaatgcccctatgCACAAAGTGaagtccatacaaaaatggtttgtcaagatcggtgtggaagaacttgactggcctgcgcagagccctgacctcaaccccaccgaacacctttgggataaattggaatgccgactgcgagccaggcctcatcgcccaacatcagtgcccgatgctcttgttgctgaatggaagcaagtccctgcagcaatgttccaacatctagtggaaagccttcccagaagagtggaggctgttatagaagcaaaggggggaccaacttcatattaatggatgagcaggtgtccacatacttttggtcaggtagtgtagatgagcaggtgtccacatacttttggtcaggtagtgtagatgagcaggtgttcacatacttttggtcaggtagtgtagatgagcaggtgtccacatacttttggtcatgtagtgtagatgagcaggtgcccacatacttttggtcaggtagtgtagatgagcaggtgtccacatacttttggtcaggtagtgtagatgagcaggtgtccacatacttttggtcaggtagtgtagatgagcaggtgtccacatacttttggtcagatAGTGTAATAACATATGTACAAGAACGAAGTTGAGGAAACAGATGGTGGGGCAAAACAGAAACTACAAAAGAGAAAATACAATATGCTCATATAAATGaagcctgttcccagatctgtttgttcttTCTTGCTGACTTTGATGGTAATTGTCAACAAGACCAGACTGactaactgatctgggaccaggctaatagaAGTGTAACTCCAACCTCAAACATCAGGTTTGAATCGGTGATGGATTGGCCCAAGCCCTGGGAAGGAAGACCGCCATGTACGGCACCAGAcacatctgagagagagaaagttggtATTTTCATGATAAAAATGAATAATGTTACTCTCAGAAATATAGGACTTAATTTAACTCAACTTCCACTTAGAACCTGTTGCGGTATTCAATTACATGCGAATGTAAATCTTGATATTCAATCCATCTATTTTATATCCATTTATGAATGCATTGCAttcaaaacacaacatatatttcatTCAAAGATAGTTTAAAAACAATTATAACTCACCTTCTAAAAGATCTTGACACCACACCATCGCTACGGTGACCCATATGAAAACTCTTGGTCGAGGTTTTGCCACCATCTCTCTTTTATGACTGTATACCTCTGATTGCATGATGATTTCACTGTCTCCTTCTATCCTTTGCTACTGTTCAATAAAACTCAGTCCGATAGCCACGAGTCTAGGCTAGAATGCCATACATTCTTCCACCTAGGAAAAAGGCATGAGGGCCAGTTGGCTCATACGTTTACAGCATAGTTGTTCCTTCCTGGTCCTAAGGGacctactgggtgtgcaggcttatGTTCCATCACGTTAGTAGGCCTACCCACCCAATTCAACGATTCAACTACGGTCATCACTAAAGCCTATGACTGAATGTGTAGTAGTTAAACAATGTTCGGTACACCCTGTGtgccccaggaccaggattggagACCTGCGatttacacacacaaaaaatgaaGTAGACTGTTGTAAACATATCTCCACCACACAGTGGCAGCACCTATCTCTGGCATCAGCATCAGCTGAGCTGGCCAGGAAAAAGGTTTGTTTACTTCCGGTGAATATTATGCCGTCTTCCGTATGATGAAATAGATCAGATAGTGGAGCAAAGGTAGGCTGAAAAGATTTACTAGCCAATAAATGATATCTTAAACCAGAATCTGATATTGATTAAACTGTTAGTTAAACAACTCGGCGTGTTTGGTGTCAGAATAGTGGCGCGGTAAGGATTTGTACCGTTTGGTTGCTTCGCTTGCTACAGTAACTAACTTTTACTGACAGCCAATGAATGAGCATTATCTATTTTTCTGGTTTCGTAAACCAAAATAATACATTACGTTAGTCCAGTTAAAACCAGTGTGATTTCAGTTCGCATAGAAACACG harbors:
- the LOC139376775 gene encoding protein FAM180A; the protein is MQSEVYSHKREMVAKPRPRVFIWVTVAMVWCQDLLEDVSGAVHGGLPSQGLGQSITDSNLMFEFLLGGVEIDKDNNIALLDLEMASMRQGRAFLAHINDNIPKTLSSMEQMVKDLEDKRGPLPLAQPRFESLILGMVYSAHQAKLQEREKDQEKWGEVLIRLANITVNELRRLETITIFT